The genomic segment CCGCGCGCTCATGGGCTCGAACATGCAGCGCCAGGCCGTGCCGCTGCTCAAGCCGGAGGCGCCGCTCATCGGCACCGGCATGGAGCGCCGCGCCGCGACCGACTCGGGCGACGTCACGCTGGCCCACAACGCCGGCGAGGTCTCCTACGTGGACGCCGACAAGATCGTCGTCTCGCATGGCTCGAAGAAGGACGAGTACGGCCTCAACAAGTTCATGCGCTCGAACCAGGGCACGATCATCCATCAGGCCCCGATCGTCTCGACGGGCCAGAAGGTCGAGAAGGGCGAGGTCCTCGCTGACGGCTCCTCGACCGCCGGTGGCGAGATCGCGCTGGGCAAGAACTGCCTCGTCGCGTTCATGTCATGGGAGGGCTACAACTTCGAGGACGCGATCATCCTCTCGCAGCGCCTCGTCAAGGAGGACGAGCTCAGCTCGATCCACATCGAGGAGTACGAGGTCGACGCCCGGACCACGAAGCTGGGCGACGAGGAGATCACCCGCGACATCCCGAACCGCTCGGAGGAGTCGCTGCGCAACCTCGATGAGCGCGGGATCGTCCGCGTCGGCGCCGAGGTCTCGGCCGGTGACCTGCTCGTCGGCAAGGTCACGCCGAAGGGCGAGACCGAGCTGACCGCCGAGGAGAAGCTGATCCGCGCGATCTTCAAGGAGAAGGCGCGCGAGGTCCGTGACACCTCGCTCAAGGTCCCCCACGGCGAGGGCGGAGTCGTCATCGACGTCCTGACCTTCGACCGCGAGGACGGCGACGATCTCTCGCCGGGCGTCAACAGCCTGGTCCGCGTCTTCGTCGCGACGAAGCGCAAGATCGCCGAGGGCGACAAGCTCGCGGGACGCCACGGCAACAAGGGCGTGATCTCCAAGATCGTGCCCGTCGAGGACATGCCGTTCCTCGAGGACGGCACGCCCGTCGACGTCATCCTCAACCCGCTCGGCGTCCCGAGCCGAATGAACATCGGCCAGGTGCTGGAGGTCCACCTCGGGTGGGCGGCCGGCAACGGCTGGTACGACGACGGCTCGGAGGCCTACACGGAGGCGACCCGCCGCGCCAAGGCCAACGGCGGCAGGCCGGCCCGCGTCAACATCGCGACGCCCGTCTTTGACGGCGCCTCGGTGCAGGACGTCGACGAGGCACTCGTCAAGTGGCAGGAGGAGCACGGACGCGAGCGCGGCATCGATCTCGGTGTCGACGCCAAGGCCGATCCGGGCAACCAGGCCGCCGGCAAGTTCCAGCTCTACAACGGCCGCACGGGCGAGCCGTTCGAGGGCAAGGTGACGGTGGGCAACATGTACATCCTCAAGCTCCACCACCTCGTCGACGACAAGATCCACGCCCGCTCGACCGGCCCGTACTCGCTCGTCACCCAGCAGCCGCTGGGCGGTAAGGCGCAGTTCGGTGGTCAGCGCTTCGGTGAGATGGAGGTCTGGGCGCTGGAGGCATACGGCGCCGCCTACACCCTCCAGGAGATGCTCACGGTCAAGTCCGATGACACCGTCGGCCGCGTCAAGGCCTACGAGTCGATCGTCAAGTCCGAGAACATCCCCGAGCCGTCGATCCCGGAGTCGTTCAAGGTCCTGCTCAAGGAGATCCAGGCGCTGTCGCTCGACGTCAACCTGGTCGCCGAGGAGGGCGAGGTCGACCTCTCCGAGGAGGACGACGAGCTGCTGCGCGCCGCGGAGGAGCTCGGGATCGACCTCTCGGGAGTCCGCGCCGACGCCGGCTCGAACGGTGGCTCCGAGGCTGCCGACGAGCAGGAGGAGCAGACCGTCGCCGAGGGCGAGTCCGGTCAGACCGACGGCAGCGGCGACGGCTCAGCCGCGCCGGCCGAGGCAAGCGAGACATCGAGTTAGCGAGCGGAGGGCCGTGACCGCCGGATGCGCCCCGGCGGTCACCAGGCCCGGCTCGCGAGTCGCACAGAGGGCGCCCAGGCAAGCATCCACGCGGGAGCACTAGGCACACATGGACATCAACAATTTCGACGCAATCGAGATCGGGCTCGCCTCCTCGAAGAAGATCCGCAGCTGGTCAAACGGCGAGGTCACGAAGCCCGAGACGATCAACTACCGCACGCTGAAGCCCGAGAAGGATGGGCTGTTCTGCGAGCGCATCTTCGGTCCGACCAAGGACTGGGAGTGCTACTGCGGCAAGTACAAGCGGGTCCGCTACAAGGGCATCGTCTGCGAGCGCTGTGGCGTCGAGGTCACGCGCTCGAAGGTCCGCCGTGAGCGCATGGGCCACGTCGACCTCGCGGCCCCGGTCTCGCACATCTGGTTCTTCAAGGGCGTCCCGAGCCGGATCGGCTACCTGATCGACATGGCTCCGAAGGAGCTCGAGAAGGTCCTCTACTTCGCCGCGTCGATCGTGACGTGGATCGACGAGGAGGCCCGTCAGGCCGACCTGCCGACGCTCGAGAAGGAGGTCCAGAAGGTCCAGGACTCCTACACGGCCGAGCGCGAGCAGCGCACGCAGGAGCTGCGCGAGTCGATCGAGCGCCGCACCGCGTGGCTCGAGGGCACGGGCGACCAGAAGAAGTTCTCGCTCGACGACGAGATGTGGGCCGAGGGTCTCGACATCGACCCGTCGAAGCTCGAGGACACCGAGCGCACGAAGCTCATCCGTGAGACGAAGAAGTCGCTCGACGCCGAGATCGCCGACACCGAGTCCTACCTCGACGACGCGATCGAGCGCATGGACGAGGTCTGGGAGACCTTCCAGAAGATGGAGGTCAAGCAGGTCGTCAACGACGAGGCCGTCTTCCGTGAGCTCAAGGAGCGCTTCGGCTCGCCGTTCGGCTGGGGCGAGTACTTCCGCGGCGGCATGGGCGCCGAGGCGATCCGCGATCTGCTCGAGCAGATCGACCTGACCGCGGAGTGCGAGGAGCTCGAGCAGGTCATCAACACCTCGAAGGGCCAGAAGCAGGCCCGTGCCGTCAAGCGGCTCAAGGTGGCGAGCTCGTTCCTTAACTCGACCAACCGTCCCGAGTGGATGGTCCTCGACTGCGTTCCGGTCATCCCGCCGGAGCTGCGGCCGATGGTCCAGCTCGACGGTGGCCGCTTCGCGACCTCGGACCTCAACGACCTCTACCGCCGCGTCATCAACCGCAACAACCGCCTCAAGCGGCTGCTCGACCTCGGCGCGCCGGAGATCATCGTCAACAACGAGAAGCGGATGCTCCAGGAGGCCGTCGACGCGCTGTTCGACAACGGCCGCCGCGGCCGTCCGGTCACCGGACCGGGCAACCGCGCCCTGAAGTCGCTCTCGGACATGCTCAAGGGCAAGCAGGGCCGGTTCCGCCAGAACCTGCTCGGCAAGCGCGTCGACTACTCGGGCCGTTCGGTGATCGTCTCGGGTCCGTCGCTCAAGCTGCACCAGTGCGGCCTGCCGAAGCTGATGGCCCTCGAGCTGTTCAAGCCGTTCATCATGGCCCGCCTCGTCGAGCGCAAGGCCGTCCAGAACATCAAGGCGGCCAAGAAGATGGTCGACTCGATGATCCCGGAGGTCTGGGACGTGCTCGAGGAGGTCATCTCCGAGCACCCGGTGCTGATGAACCGCGCCCCGACCCTGCACCGCCTGGGCATCCAGGCCTTCGAGCCGCAGCTCGTCGAGGGCAAGGCGATCCAGGTCCACCCGCTCGTCTGCCACGCGTTCAACGCCGACTTCGACGGCGACCAGATGGCGGTCCACGTCCCGCTGTCGGCGGAGGCGCAGGCCGAGGCGCGGATCCTGATGCTGTCGGCCAACAACATCCTCTCGCCGGCATCCGGGCAGCCGCTCGCGACGCCGTCGCAGGACATGGTCCTCGGGATCTACTACCTGACCTACGGCCCGCCGGCCGAGCAGCTCGCCGAGCTCGACGAGCAGCTCAAGTCGAACCAGTGGGACGAGGCCGCCAACGGGCCGCGCCCGCGCGTGTTCCGCTCCGCCCAGGAGGCGGAGCTGGCGGTCGAGAACCGTCAGGTCCGGCTCCAGGACAAGGCCGAGTACCGCCGTGGCGAGGGTGAGCACTTCCTGACCACGGTCGGGCGGATCATCTTCAACGACCGAGTCGAGCGTGCGCTCGTCGAGGCGCTGGAGACCGAGTACGACCCGTCGACCTACAGGTTCGTCAACCAGTCGCTTCGCAAGAAGGACATCAACTCGATCGTCACCGACCTCGTCGACACGCACGGCGCGGCGGCGATCTCCCAGGCGCTCGACGCGTTCAAGGAGCTCGGGTTCCACTACGCCACGCAGGCGGGGATCACCGTGTCCAAGAACGACGTCATCTCGCCTCCCAACAAGGAGGAGATCCTCGACGGATACGAGGTCCGCGCGCGCGAGATCGTCGACCAGTACGAAGAGGGGTGGATCACCGCCGAGGAGCGCAAGGAGGCCGTCTCCGAGCTCTGGGACTCGGCCACCGACGAGGTCGCGAACGCGATGCAGGACAACCTGCACGAGCTGAACCCGATCTACATGATGGCTAACTCCGGAGCGCGCGGATCGTTCAAGCAGATCCGCCAGCTCGCCGGTATGCGAGGCCTGATGGCGAATCCGAAGGGCGAGATCCTCGAGCGGCCGATCAAGTCGAACTTCATGGAGGGGCTCGACGTCCTCGAGTACTTCATCTCGACTCACGGCGCCCGGAAGGGCCTCGCGGACACCGCTCTGCGTACCGCCGACTCCGGCTATCTGACGCGCCGTCTGGTCGACGTCTCCCAGGACGTGATCATCCGCGCCGACGATTGCAAGACGAAGGAGTTCATCGAGTCGCCGCTCGTCGGTGACGAGGGTTCGATCAACGTCAACCTGATCGGCCGTCGCGTCGCGAAGCAGATCTCGAGCGAGGACGGCTCGCTGCTGGCCAAGAAGAACCAGGAGCTCGACCTTCCCGAGCTCGAGGGGATCCTGTCCGAGCAGGGCAAGGACGCGACCGTCCCGGTGCGCTCGGTGCTCAAGTGCGAGCTCGAGACCGGGGTGTGCCAGGCGTGCTACGGCCGCTCGCTCGCGACGGGTTCGACCGTCGAGCTGGGGGACGCGGTCGGGATCATCGCCGCGCAGTCGATCGGTGAGCCGGGAACCCAGCTGACGATGCGCACGTTCCACACGGGCGGCGTCGCCGGCCTCGACATCACGCAGGGTCTGCCCCGCGTCGTCGAGCTGTTCGAGGCGCGCAAGCCGAAGGGCCTCGCGCAGATCGCGGCCGAGTCCGGCACCGTGTCGGTCGAGGAGACCGACAAGGCGGTCAAGGTCACGGTCACCGACCAGAAGGGTGACGAGACCGGCTACACGTTCCCGGCGCGCACGCGTCTGAACGTGACCGACGGCGAGAAGGTCGACAAGGGCACGCAGCTCAACGAGGGCTCGCTCTATCCGGCCGAGATCCTCGAAATCCGTGGCCAGGCCGCGGTCGAGGAGTACATCGTCGCCGAGGTTCAGCGGGTCTACAAGGCGCAGGGCGTCGACATCAACGACAAGCACATCGAGCTGATCTGCCGTCAGATGCTCAAGAAGGTGCGCGTCGACGCCAAGGGCTCGACGTCGCTGCTGCCGGGCCAGCTCGAGGACCGTCAGTCGCTGACGCGGATCAACCGCAAGGTCAAGGAGGAGGGCGGTACGCCGGCCAAGTCCGAGCAGGTGATCCTCGGTATCACCAAGGCCTCGCTGGCGACGGAGTCGTTCCTCTCGGCCGCCTCCTTCCAGGAGACGACGAAGGTGCTCACCGACGCGGCTCTCGAGGGCAAGCGAGACAAGCTCGCCGGCCTCAAGGAGAACGTGATCATCGGCAAGCTGATCCCGGCCGCGACGGGTCTCAGGCACTACAACACGCTCGAGATCCAGCCGGTCGAGCCGGTGTCGGCAGGCGAGGAGGAGATGATCGACTCCGACGAGCTCGCCGCGGAGCTCGGCCTCGCCGAGAACGGCGAGGGCAAGACCGAGCTCGAGGGCTTCGGCCCCTCGTTCGCCGAGGAGCTCGAGGAGCTCGCGGCCGAGATCGAGACCCCGGAGTCGGGCTCGAACAAGAGCTAGCGCTCTCAGCGCAACGCATTTCGGCGAGGGCCGGGTTCCGCGAGGACCCCGGCCCTCCGTCGTTCAGGGGCCGCCGTGCCCTGATGGACGTTCGAGCCGGTCAGGGGCGGTCTGAGCGTCCACTGGCCGTTCGCGGCGCCGCCCCTAACCTCGCCCGATGACTTCGAGCAACGGCAGGCCTGTGGCGCTCGTCACCGGCGCGAGCAGCGGCATCGGCGAGGCGACGGTGAGGCAGCTCGCCGCGGCCGGCTACGAGACGATCTCAGCCGCGCGCCGGCTCGAGCGCTGCGAGGCGCTCGCCGCCGAGGTCGACGGACGGGCGATGCGCCTCGACGTGACCGACGCCGAGTCGATCGAGCGCCTGGCCGCCGAGATCGGCCGGGTCGATGTCGTCGTCCACTCGGCCGGTGGCGCGCTCGGGCTCGATCCGATCGCCGAGGCCAAGGACTCCGACTGGATCGGGATGTTCGAGTCGAACGTCCTCGGCGTCATGCGCCTGACCCGCGCGCTGTTGCCGAAGCTGGAGGCGGGTGAGGGCGGGCACATCGTCGTGATCGGATCGATCGCCGGCTTCGAGGTCTATCCGGGCGGCGGCGGCTACACCGCGGCCAAGCACGGCGCCAACGCGATCGTCCGCACGCTCCGCCTCGAGCTGCTCGGCAAGCCGATCCGCGTCACGGAGATCCAGCCGGGCGCGGTCGAGACCGAGTTCTCGCTCGTCCGTTTCGACGGCGACGAGGAGAAGGCGGCGAACGTCTACCGCGGCCTCGAGCCGCTCGTCGCAGACGACGTCGCCGAGCTGACCGCGTTCGCGATCACGCGGCCGAAGCACGTCAATGTCGACACGCTCGTCGTCCGCCCGGTCGCGCAGGCGACCGCGCGCGACTTCCATCGCGAGGAGTAGCCCCGGCCGCGCGAGCGCTCCTCGGCGGGGCCGAGGGTCCTAGCGGCGGCGCTCGGGCGCGGCGGTGCCGCGCTGGCGCCCGTGGGCGGCGACGCGGACCGACGCGGGGCGCGGATAGACCCGCAGGCGTCCGCCGGGCGGGCAGGCCGGGAGCGGCTTCGCGCTCGGGGTGTGCGGGCCGCGGCGCGGATCGCGTGGGCGCTTCGGCTCACGCCGGAAGCGGCGGAAGCGGCCGTCGTCGTCGGACTCGGGAGCCTCGTCGGGCTGGACCTCGGCGCGGATCGCCCACCAGACGAGATAGATCGCCAGACCGACCGGCACCTTCAGTACCACGCCGAGAAAGAAGATTGGCCAGAAACCGCTCACTTGAACCCGCACTCAAGTGTACGGATCGGCCGTGTCCGGCCTGCGGAGCCGATCGGCCCAGTCCTCGAGCTCCTCGACGTGTTGCTCCTGGATGCCCATGTCGCTCGCCGTCTGGACGAGCAGGGTGGGGGCGCCGCGGCTGCTCGCCCAGTCACGGCAGCTCCCGTCGAGCGAGTCGTCGATCCAGGCGAGTGGCCGGTTGCCGGCGTACTCGTCGAGCGCCTCGAGCTTCCAGTGGGCGGTCCCAAACCTGGCGCGCCCGTCGAACGTCAGCGTGTGAAGCGGGCCCGGGAGGCCGAGCAGATCGGGAAGCATGTCGTTGGCGCGGTCCTCCCAGCCGGTCGCCCAGATCAGCTCGTAGCGCGCGCCGAGCCGGTTGAGCAGCTCACCGGCCGAGTTCGAGATGCAGTGCGCGATCCCGTCGATCAGCCGGAAGCGCCCAGGGACCTGGTCGAGGGGGCCCTCGAAGCCGAACAGGCTGATGACGCCGTCGACGTCGACGGCGAGGATCGGTCTGTCGCTGGGGGGCGCCACCGGCCGCGAATCTAGCGACGGCCGGTGGCGGGCCCCGCAGCTCTAGTCGCGGCGCGCCTCGGAGGCGCGGCTGAAGCCGCTCGACAGGATCAGGAACACGACGAGACTGATCAGCGTCGATACGAGGATCGAGTAGTGCAGGTTGCTGATCCCCTCGAAGATGATCAGCAGTACGCCGCTCACGAGGTTGATCCCGGCGACCAGCAGGCCGAGGCCGAGGGCGAATCGGCTCATCCGAAGCATCCCGCGGCCGACCAGGATGTAGATCAGGCCGAACACGATCGCGGCGACGCCGAACAACGCGATCTCGCCCTCGCTGAGGCTCGGGAAGTCGCCGTTGATGTCCTCGCGCGTGAACAACAGGATGATTCCGGCGACGACGTTCAGGATCCCGCTGAACATCGTTAGGGCACCGACGACGGATACGCCGAATCCGGGACGCGGGTGTGTCGAGCTCGACATATGTCTCCTTCCAGGGCCGATCCGCCGCCACCGCGGCGTGACCGAACGCATTTCGACGTTCGGATTCGACGCCGCTCGCTATATTCCCGCGCCGTGCCGAGCACCAATCAGCTGATTCGCAAGGGCCGCAAGCGCCCGACCAAGAAGGTCACGACCCCCGGTCTCAAGTCCGGGCAGGGTCGCAAGCAGCGCGTCGCCGCTCCGCAGCGCCGAGGCGTATGCACCCGCGTCGCGACCGTCACGCCGAAGAAGCCGAACTCGGCCCTGCGCAAGATCGCGCGTGTGCGCCTGACCAACCAGATGGAGGTCACCGCCTACATCCCCGGTGAGGGCCACAACCTCCAGGAGCACTCGGTCGTCCTCGTTCGCGGCGGCCGCGTCAAGGACCTCCCGGGCGTCCGCTACAAGGTCGTGCGCGGCGCGCTCGACGCGGCCGGCGTCTCCGACCGCAAGCAGGGACGCTCGCTCTACGGGGTCAAGCGCTAGATGGCTCGCAGAGCCCGCGCAGCGATCCGGCCCGTCGAGGCCGACGGAGTCTTCCGCTCGAAGCTGGTCCAGCAGGTCATCAACAAGACCATGCTCGACGGCAAGAAGTCGACCGCCGAGCAGCTCGTCTACGACGCGCTCGCGATCGTCGGTGAGCGCTCGAGCCGCCCGCCCGTCGAGGTGCTCGAGGAGTCGATCAAGGAGCTGACCCCGGTCCTCGAGGTCCGCTCGCGCCGCGTCGGCGGAGCCACCTACCAGGTGCCCGTCGAGGTCCCGCAGCGCCGCGCCCGCACGCTCGCGGTTCGCTGGCTCGTCAACTACTCGCGCAGCCGTCGCGAGAAGTCGATGGCCCAGCGCCTGGCCAACGAGATCCTCGATTCCACCCGCCAGCAGGGCGCCGCGTGGAAGCGCAAGGACGACATCTACCGGATGGCCCAGGCGAACAAGGCGTTTGCGCATTACCGGTGGTAATGCGTTCGGTCTGCCGCTAGGGCGGACCCTGCAAAGCTTCGCCTGAGCGGGTCATCGGCTCGTCGTGTGCGGAGCACACGTCCTCGCCTGCTTCCCCGCTCAGCCTCGCTTTTCGGATCCGTTCTGTTGAGCTGGGGGGCGGCTCTTCCTAGCCCGCGCGCGAGTTGACTAGGTCCTGACCGGGCGAACTCGTGCGTGAACCGGCGCGCTACGGATCGACGGGTGGCTTGTCCTGGCCGTCGAGGTAGTCGAGGAGGCTGAGACAACCCTCGACGGGTGGCTTCCGATTTCGGGCGTCGGTCCGCTCTGCTTGCCAGCAGCCGCGACCGGTCTGCTTGGCGTGCCAGTCGTGGCCGGGGGCACTCCCGTACTCCCAGGTCCGACACTCCCAGCCGTTCTCGACCGGCTTGCACCTCGCCTGTCCCTGCGTCGCAGCGCCCAGCGAGGCGGCGACCCCTCCGGGCGTGTTGCCGAACGCTCGTCCCGCGAGGCCGACGGCGAGCAGGACGAGCACGAAGCACAGTCCGATGCCGGCCAGGACGAGCAGGTTGCGACGGGTGTCCGCGCGGCGCCGGGTCGACGGCGCGACGCGGTCCATGGCTCAGCCCTGTTCGCCGGTTCGTGGGCGGCGGCGGCGCCGGGTGCGGTCGCGGCGCTCGGAGCGAGCGCGCTCGCGGGCGGCGGCCGGGTCGCCGGCCCCGCTCTCGCGGTCGGCGTCGAACGGACCCGTCGGGGCCGTCGACTCGCTGCCGGGACGCGGCGAGCGCGGCCCCTCGCGGCCGCCGTCGCGCGGCTGGCGCGAGCCGCGAAGCCACTTCGGGCCGAGGACCGCGAGCTGGCGCTCGGAGAAGGTCGCGAGCGCGATCCCGGTCGCGGCGAGGCCGAGCGCGCCGATCAGCGCGATCCAGAAGCCTGCCTGCGGGTCGACGCTGGCCTCGGCGAACGAGCCCTCGATCGGCGAGCAGCCCTCGCCGAGGGTCCCGCTCGCGGTCGCCGCCGGCAGGTCGATGGCGAGGAACATGACGAGCGCGACGATTCCGCACGCCGCCACCGCCATCGCCGCGGGCTTCGAGCCCGAGCGCAGCGAGATCACGAGCGCGATGAGAGCGAACCCCGCGAGAACCGCGAGCGCGTAGAGGTGGCGGTCCGAGGCAGGGATCTCGCAGAGCCCACCGCGCACGGACTCCGAGATCAGGAACGTGTTCATGAACTCCGAGGCGAACAGCAGCACCGCCGAGCCCGCGCACGCGAACGGCAGCAGCCGCTCGAGCAGCCGGATCTGGACGGGTGGGGCGGAGAAGCTCACGAGCCCCCATCGGCATGACGCGGGCGTGAGCCTGAGCGCCGCGCCCGTCGGCCCAGACGAGGCCGTGCGACGCGCGGTGCCTCTCCGGACCTCGCGCGCGCCGGAGCCTCGCTCCTCGCCGGCTCGGAACGCGGCGCCGCGGACAGCGAGAGCGCCAGCAGGGGACCGGTGAAGAGCAGCGCGAACCCGGCGGCGAGCTGGGCCCAGAAACCGTCGAGGAGCGCCGCCTCGACCCCCTCGTAGGCGTTCGCCGCCTCGCCGGGGTCGAGACCGGCGGGCCGGTCGATCGCCAGCCCGACGACGATCGCGACCACGCCGACGAGCGCGAGGCCCCAGGCCGCGGCGCGCAGACGCGTCACCGCGAGGACGCAGAGCCCGAGCCCGACGGCGGCGAGGATCCAGATCGCGGGACCGTGGGCGGCGGTGCTCGACTCGCGGACGATCTCCGGCGCCGGTGCGACCGAGTCGACGCCGGCCGTCGCGTAGTCGCCGACGCCGACGGAGACGCCGCGGAAGTCGACGGTCTGCGTCGCGGCGAGCGCGAGCAGGACGAGGACGTTGACGACGAGCAGCGCCCGCACCGGCGTCACGACCCGAGCGCCGACCTCGACCGCGACCCCGAGAGCGCGAGCGATCGCGAGCAGCAGCGGCCAGACGACCCGCAACACCGCGAGAACGCCCTGCCCGATCAGCTCACCCAGCCGCAGCGCCAGGCGGGCGGGGATCGCGACGAGCTCGCGGGCGACCTTCGCGAGGTCGTTCAGGGGGCCCGGCAGCGAGCCGCCCGGGGGTCGCTCAGGCGCCATCACGGCCGCTCCAGAGCACCGATCGCGTGCTATAGTCACGGGTCGCCCGCGCACCGGAGGAGGGGTGCGTGAGTCGGACCTTTCGTTCGAGGACTCCGCTTGACATAGGCGTTTTCGGGTTCCTCCGAGACCACGCGCCAGGCCCCTGAGTGGGCCTTTTTTGTGCGCCGGTCGCGGGGCTTTGGCTCAAAGCCGGTACGTCCCTCCTCAAAGAAAATTCGCTGTACGGCGCTGTCCCGCTGATTCGGGCGCGTCGCCTTGGCTCCCCTACCACCGAGACTTTACGAGACAGATGGCACGCACATTCCCGCTCTCCAAAACGCGCAATATCGGGATCATGGCGCACATCGACGCCGGTAAGACGACGACGACCGAGCGCATCCTCTACTACACCGGTCGCACCCACAAGATGGGCGAGGTCCACGAGGGCGCCGCCGTCATGGACTGGATGGCCCAGGAGCAGGAGCGAGGGATCACGATCACCTCGGCCGCTACGGCCTGCGAGTGGCGCGATCACCGGATCAACATCATCGATACGCCGGGTCACGTCGACTTCACCGTCGAGGTCGAGCGCTCGCTGCGCGTCCTCGACGGCGCGATCGCCGTCTTCGATTCGGTCGCCGGCGTCGAGCCGCAGTCCGAGACCGTCTGGCGCCAGGCCGACAAGTACCGCGTTCCGCGGATCGCCTACATCAACAAGATGGACCGGATCGGTGCCGACTTCGACACCGGCGTCCAGACGATGATCGATCGCCTCGGGGCCAACCCGCTGCCGATCCAGCTCCCGATCGGCGCCGAGGATCAGTTCGAGGGCATCATCGACCTCGTCGAGAACAAGGCGATCTTCTACCTCGACGACCTCGGTCGCGAGTACGAGGAGCGCGAGATCCCGGCCGACTACGCCGACCGCGCCGCCGAGGCCCGCACCCAGCTGATCGAGGCCTGCGCCGACTACGACGACGACATGATGGAGATGTACCTGGAGGATCAGGAGATCCCCCACGAGCGGATCATGGCCTCGCTCAAGCAGGCCACGCTCGACACGAAGGTCACTCCCGTCCTCTGCGGTTCGTCGTTCAAGAACAAGGGCGTCCAGCCGCTGCTCGACGCGATCGTCGAGCTGCTGCCCTCGCCGCTCGAGGTCGAGGCCGTCACCGGCCACGTCGTCTCGGGCAAGGGCGGGGACGAGGAGATGGGCGAGGAGGTCGAGCGCCCGGCCGACGATTCGGCTCCGTTCTCGGCGCTCGCGTTCAAGGTCATGTCCGACCCCTACGTCGGCAAGCTGACGTACTTCCGCGTCTATTCCGGCCACCTGTCGGCCGGCGGGCGCGTGCTCAACGCGACGACCGGCCGCACCGAGCGGATCGGCCGCCTGCTGATGATGCACGCGAACTCCCGCGAGGAGATCGAGGAGTGCTACTCGGGCGACATCTGCGCCGGCGTCGGCCTCAAGCAGACGACGACGGGGGACACGCTCAGCGCTCCGGACTCGCCGGTCGTGCTCGAGCGGATGGAGTTCCCCGAGACGGTCATCGCCGTCGCGATCGAGCCGAAGACGAAG from the Thermoleophilia bacterium SCSIO 60948 genome contains:
- the rpsG gene encoding 30S ribosomal protein S7 is translated as MARRARAAIRPVEADGVFRSKLVQQVINKTMLDGKKSTAEQLVYDALAIVGERSSRPPVEVLEESIKELTPVLEVRSRRVGGATYQVPVEVPQRRARTLAVRWLVNYSRSRREKSMAQRLANEILDSTRQQGAAWKRKDDIYRMAQANKAFAHYRW
- the fusA gene encoding elongation factor G, with the protein product MARTFPLSKTRNIGIMAHIDAGKTTTTERILYYTGRTHKMGEVHEGAAVMDWMAQEQERGITITSAATACEWRDHRINIIDTPGHVDFTVEVERSLRVLDGAIAVFDSVAGVEPQSETVWRQADKYRVPRIAYINKMDRIGADFDTGVQTMIDRLGANPLPIQLPIGAEDQFEGIIDLVENKAIFYLDDLGREYEEREIPADYADRAAEARTQLIEACADYDDDMMEMYLEDQEIPHERIMASLKQATLDTKVTPVLCGSSFKNKGVQPLLDAIVELLPSPLEVEAVTGHVVSGKGGDEEMGEEVERPADDSAPFSALAFKVMSDPYVGKLTYFRVYSGHLSAGGRVLNATTGRTERIGRLLMMHANSREEIEECYSGDICAGVGLKQTTTGDTLSAPDSPVVLERMEFPETVIAVAIEPKTKSDQEKLSTALGRLAEEDPTFRVESDEETAQTLIHGMGELHLEVIVDRLMREFSVDANVGKPQVAYRETIRQRVEKVSGKFVRQTGGRGQYGHAVINAEPAPGEGFVFDNKIKGGVIPTEYIPSVAAGIEEALGSGVKAGYPMVDVRVELTDGSYHDVDSSEMAFKIAGSMAIQEAARKAKPVLLEPVMSVEVVTPEEFLGDVIGDLSRRRGRVQGQEPRGNALAVHAFVPLGEMFGYATDVRSSTQGRATYTMQFERYEEVPNNIAEEIVQSRSGEPVGAGA